The DNA segment GAAAACCATGCGTTTGAAAAATTGCGCTTCGGTCTTGCCAATCATATCCACTATTACAAAGTCAAAAAAACAAAAAACACCGTTGTCGAACAACGGTCTGGTCGAAAACGATTGTATGATCATAATTTGATTTTACGGTCTATGTTTCGGAATCGAATTCTGCACCACAAGTATGGATCCATTGGACGGCTGTTAGATGGTGCTAGTTTTATCGATTTTGGCAGTGCTATCTTATATGAGGAAGGAGCAGTGACTGTGCGAGATTTATACGAAGACCAGTTCCTCGCTCGTTACATCAAAAAAATTGTGGCAACGGATATCAATGACCCTGAATACGATCACACTCGTTACATCGAAATCCACTTCACGGAACGAGATCCCTTTCCTTTCGCCTTCAATGAAATTCCTTACCGATTGGATGACCCATCTTACATTCGGATATTGACGAAACTCTACACACCAAATGAATTTTCGCCTGTGATCTTTCGGAGTACCAATTCTGGACCTGATTTATTTTACACTGTCGAGGAAATGAAGGAACACTTTCGCTCTGTTTTGGATGCCAATCCGCACCGAACGATTTTGTACTTTTTCAATCGTTACATTTTTTTCCGAACTCCCTGCGAGTCCAAGTTCCAACTCATTGGAACCATCGATGAAAAGGTTGGAGTGAACCATAGTTTCAGCGCCTGGCGGTATGTGGACTGGAATAAACGGGAATTTGCGGAAGCAATCGACCCCAATTTTCGGTACATCCGGATCGCCGATGAACGAAATGAAAGTAAGGCAGACCGGATCGATGCGATGATTTCGGGGTATTCTTGCCAAATCCAAGCGAAAATGAAGTTCTACCGTCACAAATTCACAAAAACTATGACGAAATGATGATTTTTTTACTTTTCTTGTGAGGCGAACTCTGTACGTTTTTCCTAGAACACCCAGAGAGAGGTAAACCCATGGGGAATTCCTATATTATTGATGCTGTCCGAACTCCGAGAGGAAAGGGCAAAAAACGCGGGACACTTGCATCCGTCCATCCACAAGAATTAGCTGCTGCCACATTAAAAGCCATCCAAACCCGAACAGGAATCGATCCAAAAACGGTAGAAGAAGTTGTAATGGGTTGTGTATCCCAAGTTGCTGACCAAGCTGCATGTATCGCACGTTATGCGGTTATGGCGGCTCATTGGCCAAAAGATGTTCCTGGTTATACAGTAAACCGTTTTTGCGGATCTGGATTACAAGCACTCAACAACGTAGCAAACCATGTAGCTTCTGGAGCAATGGAAATTGGTGTTGGTGGTGGAGTTGAATCCATGAGCCGAGTGAAAATGGGTGATGATATGCTTGGTCGTGACTTCAATGTTGGTAACGATAAAATTGCTGCTCACTACAATCTTGTTCCACAAGGGATTTCTGCTGACTTAATTGCTACGAAGTATGATATTTCTCGTGAAGAAGCAGATCGTTTTGCAGAATCTTCACAACAAAAAGCTCATGCAGCAATCCAAAATGGTTATTTCAAGAAATCTGTGATCCCAATTACATTGGATGATGGGACGGTTGTAACAGAAGAAGAGAACCCACGATTGGAATCTGATTATGCATTCCTTTCTGGACTTGGCCCTGTTTTCAAAACAATTGGTGAAAAGGAACTCGATGCAATTGCACTTCGTTCCTACCCAGAAATTAAAAAAATCAATCACATCCATACACTTGGTAACTCATCTGGAATCGTGGATGGTGCTGCTGCGATTTTAGTAACAAATGATGATGGATTGAAAAAATACGGTTTAAAACCTCGTGCAAAAATCCTTGCTACTGTTGCTACTGGTGAAGACCCAACCATTATGTTAACTGGTCCAGTTTCTGCTTCACAAAAAGCATTAAAACAAGCTGGTCTTACAGTAAAAGACATTGATCTTTGGGAAATCAACGAAGCTTTCGCATCTGTAGTGTTATACGTAAAGAAAACACTCGGAATCGATGAATCCAAAATCAATGTGAATGGTGGAGCGATTGCTCTTGGACACCCACTCGGAGCAACTGGTGCAATCCTAACAGGAACTGTTCTTGACGAGTTGGAAAGAAGAGACCTTCGTTACGGACTCATCACTCTTTGTATTGGTGGTGGCATGGGAATTGCGACAATCATCGAACGATTGAAGTAAAATCTATTTAATTTTAGTTCCTTTCAACAGGAAACACATTTGGATCTGAAAATCTGGATCCAAATGTGTTTTATCACTAGCTCCATATCTATTTTCTGCAAAAGTCTTAATAAAAAAACAATACTTTATAAATTCCTAATTTTATTAATTTTCATAACGAAAGTCTAAAATCAAAACTTTTTCCCAATTTTCAAGATCAACCTACAGTTGTTAGATTTTTTTATTCATTAACGTAAAAATTGGTTTACAAATATAATAATTTATGAATCTGATCTACAGATGCGAAAAATTATATTCCTTATGTTTACATTAATTAGGTGTTCTTCTTACGAAAGTTACACTGTACCCGACTTAAAATACACTCAAATTTCACCTGAAAGGAAAATTGCCTTAGTTGGTTTCCTTCCTTATAATTATCTAATGCAAAAAGACCGACAGGGTGAACTTTATCGGTCATCAGCAACTATCGATTATAAAAATTCCATGAAACTGCTTTTTCTCGATGGAAAAGATATTGTTAGTTATGTTTCTAGGAATGGTAATCCAAAAATCACAAGAGACAATTGTTTAGATTTCGTATATTCGTATTTGAACGTTGTAAAAGATTCTGGACAAATGGAACTTCAGAAATTTATAGACTATGAATTAACTCCAGATCTTTCTAAATCAAAATGTATCGTAAAAACTGTAAATGTTGATTTCTACATTCTTGGAATTCCTGGTAAATCTATCAATCCTTGGAGAAATTATGATGAAAGCATCTTTGGATTTTTCAAAAGTGCTTTTTCGGTTTTAACTTTTTTTATTTACCCAACAAAACAAGTCGAACCAGTTAATGCTTCCTTTCATATTTATGATTCAAATTTAAATCTAATCGAAAAATTTGAATATCAAAAACATGTCATAGTAACTACATCTTGGTGGTTTAATTTAAATTTAGATAACAACAGAGTATCTAAAGATATTATATCAAGCATAAGGCAATCACAAGAGAGCATTACTAAAGAGTTTTCGTATGATTTCAACGTAAAATATAAAAAAAAATTTAAGGAACCAATATAAATTTAACGGATGAATAAAATGAGATATAAGATAGGATTACTTTTCTTACTAACTATAGTTTCTCTTCATAACTGCGTTTTAGTGCCAGATTATTCAAAGAACTTTAGAAAATATGAAGTTAAGTCAGTTAAACGTTCAATTTCAGTGACAAAGCCTGAAAGTAGGTTTGAATTTTTTGCAAAAGACTTTTATTATATTTTGGCTGC comes from the Leptospira ellinghausenii genome and includes:
- a CDS encoding acetyl-CoA C-acetyltransferase gives rise to the protein MGNSYIIDAVRTPRGKGKKRGTLASVHPQELAAATLKAIQTRTGIDPKTVEEVVMGCVSQVADQAACIARYAVMAAHWPKDVPGYTVNRFCGSGLQALNNVANHVASGAMEIGVGGGVESMSRVKMGDDMLGRDFNVGNDKIAAHYNLVPQGISADLIATKYDISREEADRFAESSQQKAHAAIQNGYFKKSVIPITLDDGTVVTEEENPRLESDYAFLSGLGPVFKTIGEKELDAIALRSYPEIKKINHIHTLGNSSGIVDGAAAILVTNDDGLKKYGLKPRAKILATVATGEDPTIMLTGPVSASQKALKQAGLTVKDIDLWEINEAFASVVLYVKKTLGIDESKINVNGGAIALGHPLGATGAILTGTVLDELERRDLRYGLITLCIGGGMGIATIIERLK
- a CDS encoding Lp29 family lipoprotein; its protein translation is MFTLIRCSSYESYTVPDLKYTQISPERKIALVGFLPYNYLMQKDRQGELYRSSATIDYKNSMKLLFLDGKDIVSYVSRNGNPKITRDNCLDFVYSYLNVVKDSGQMELQKFIDYELTPDLSKSKCIVKTVNVDFYILGIPGKSINPWRNYDESIFGFFKSAFSVLTFFIYPTKQVEPVNASFHIYDSNLNLIEKFEYQKHVIVTTSWWFNLNLDNNRVSKDIISSIRQSQESITKEFSYDFNVKYKKKFKEPI